One stretch of Cololabis saira isolate AMF1-May2022 chromosome 15, fColSai1.1, whole genome shotgun sequence DNA includes these proteins:
- the LOC133461417 gene encoding trypsin-like — protein MKALVFLTLLGAAFVAAEDEKVVGGYECPRHSVPYQVSLNAGYHFCGGSLISSQWVVSAAHCHMSRVQVRLGEHNIAANEGTEQWINAAMLIMHPQYNSYTLDNDIMLIKLSQPAALNSYVQTVSLPSRCPVADENCLVSGWGNTSANGDYFPDRLQCLRQPIIDDRICRNAYPHLFTQNMICSGFMQGGASSCQGDSGGPLVCSGQLQGVVSWGYDCAMQGHPSVYARVCNYTSWIRTTMGSY, from the exons ATGAAGGCTCTAGTGTTCCTGACTTTGCTTGGAGCTGCTT TTGTTGCAGCCGAGGATGAGAAGGTTGTAGGAGGGTACGAGTGTCCCAGACACTCCGTTCCCTACCAGGTTTCTCTGAATGCTGGTTACCACTTCTGCGGTGGATCTCTCATCTCCAGCCAGTGGGTGGTTTCTGCTGCTCACTGCCACATGTC TCGCGTCCAGGTGCGTCTGGGAGAGCACAACATCGCTGCAAATGAGGGTACGGAGCAGTGGATTAATGCTGCCATGCTGATCATGCACCCTCAGTACAACAGCTACACCCTGGACAACGACATCATGCTGATCAAACTGAGCCAGCCTGCCGCCCTCAACAGCTACGTCCAGACCGTGTCCCTGCCCTCTCGCTGCCCCGTGGCTGACGAGAACTGCCTGGTGTCCGGCTGGGGCAACACGTCTGCCAACGGCG ACTACTTCCCTGATCGGCTCCAGTGCCTGAGACAGCCCATCATCGACGACAGGATCTGCAGGAACGCCTACCCTCACCTGTTCACCCAGAACATGATCTGCTCTGGATTCATGCAGGGAGGTGCCAGCAGCTGCCAG GGCGACTCTGGTGGCCCTCTGGTGTGCAGCGGTCAGCTGCAGGGAGTCGTGTCCTGGGGTTATGACTGTGCCATGCAGGGACACCCCAGCGTCTACGCCCGCGTGTGCAACTACACCAGCTGGATCAGGACCACCATGGGCTCCTACTAA
- the LOC133461418 gene encoding small ribosomal subunit protein eS19, translating to MPSVTVKDVNQQEFVKALSAFLKKSGKLKVPEWVDTVKLARHKELAPCDDNWFYTRAASTARHLYLRGGVGVGSMIKIYGGRQRNGVCPAHFSVGSRNVARKVLQALEGLKMVEKDPNGGRRLTPQGQRDLDRIAGQVASANKKQRSLQSSI from the exons atGCCCAGTGTAACGGTAAAGGATGTCAACCAACAGGAGTTCGTCAAGGCTCTGTCAGCATTCCTTAAGAA GTCTGGTAAACTGAAGGTCCCAGAGTGGGTGGACACAGTGAAGCTGGCCAGACACAAGGAGCTGGCTCCCTGTGACGACAACTGGTTTTACACCAGAGCAG CATCTACAGCGCGCCACCTGTACCTGCGAGGAGGTGTGGGTGTGGGCTCCATGATCAAGATCTACGGAGGCCGCCAGAGGAACGGCGTCTGCCCGGCTCACTTCAGCGTGGGCTCCAGGAACGTGGCCAGGAAGGTCCTCCAAGCCCTGGAGGGTCTGAAGATGGTGGAGAAGGACCCCAATGG CGGTCGCAGACTTACTCCTCAGGGCCAGAGAGATCTAGACAGGATTGCTGGTCAG GTCGCCTCAGCAAACAAGAAGCAGCGAAGTCTACAGAGCTCTATCTGA